The genome window TACAATCCATATATTTACCCTAAAGCATTTAATGGCGTAAAATAgatcaataaattaaaataaagtGCGCTTTTAAGCAAATATGCCTCTTTATTTAGACATTCGAATGGGGAAAGTTAAAATGGTATTAAGTTGTGATTACGTATCAATGTAACTTATATTTTATCAAGCAAATAACAAGTTAAAGCAATAATACTTTTTGGTTAAATACACTAGAATGTAGTTTTTATTCACATTGAATAAAGATAGAAGAAGTTTCCTTATTAACAACACATTTTGCCTAATTGATGACTGACAAATGAGGGCCTACGAAACAATTAATGCCAATTGGCACTTAACcgatatatattataaataatgcAGCCTGCAGTTGGCTTACATTCCCGTGCAGAATGCAGAAACACCTTCGCATTCAGATGCCTCAGACACATGACTCCACTGGGGAGCAGAACACTTTCCCTGAAAGCCCCATAAGTAGCTGGGCACCCACACAGCGATGCCGAAGTATCCACATGTCCAGCCATAAATAGCTCATTATCATTAAATTAGGAAAACAAGTTGTTTAACCCAATGCCGGGAGCAGTTTGACTGGAATTTGCTCTAttaacacacacatacacacacacacgccatGCACTCATGTGTGTCGGCAAGTACAatcataaataaacatttgttgCCATTATAATGAGATGAAAGTCAATGTCAATGCAGTCGGCACCTGAAACCCAGAGCGTTCTTGTACATGGTTGCACAATAATGATGCTAGTACATTATGTACTAGACTGGGCGCACCTGCTGGGCTAAGTGCATTATAGCCGGCCCATTGTCTGGTGAAAGTTTAATGAACCCGATAATCAGGCTAACTAATCCCTCAATTAGAGCGCATCGAAATGCATTATGTGGCACATATATGCAGCTCCACATTTGACCTTCGAAGGGTAAATTAGCTCAGCTGAAAAGTGCGCTGCTCGTTTATCTCAAGTAAATAAGCGAAACCTAATTGAAAACTAATTTCCTCACACGCCcaccgtgtgtgtgtgtgtggatgtgtgtgtgtgggaaatAAAACGCGAATTACATGCGAATGGCCACaatatgggcaataaaacATCGGAATCAGTTTGCTCGGAGTCTCAAGGAACAAGAGCGGCCACATGATGgctaataaaaatttattggCGCCAGGACAGGCTCATGACCAGAGCTTggatataaataaaatgggtCGTAAAAGGGACTTTATGCTGCAGTAAACACGTCATCAACATATCAACTGGGCACAGATAAGCAGTTACCAGTATCAACTTGGCCAAGTTGGGGGCAATTAGAGTCATAAACTGGGCTCTGAACGCGGAAGAGGCGTCAACGGGCACGTCGCTATATTAGCACTTGATGGAAATGGCTCTGGCCATAACAATCAGCCACGGCAGGTGTACTTTCTCCGCTTTTCAGCGGTTTATCACGGCCGTATCATAGGACTACTGACCGCTTCCGAATGTAACGCACTTCCTTTTGATGGTCCCATAAAGTCTTGACCATGAAGTGATACATGGATTGCGGCAGCTTTCCTAAACGGCTCTTAACCAACTGCCAGGGATTAGAATAAACATCTTGCATATGATACAAGTGTAAGTACCTTGCAagattaaatttaattattattattagtgaTAAAGGAAAGAGACAATAAggcaaataaacttttatttactttatatATCAGTAAGATACTGATATTATACCATTGAAAAAAATAGTAAAGTATTATGACTGTTTAAATGTTGGCTAAAATGGACCAAATCTAAGCAGAGCATTTTTATTCCCTATTGTAACCATTTAGGCTGACACAGACCACTTACTTTTTCAATAAATAGCACTTCTTTTGATTGAATTTAACTTACAAACTTGCAAAGAGTGAATACCAATTTTAATTGATATTAAATTCCATATATTAAAATACATTAGAGTGCAGAGAATCACGCAAATATAAGCCCAGCATCTGGCTAGAATCTTTGTCATGTGGTCACAAGCCGCCTGCCTGCCCCCACCCACAGGacctttttgctttttgcgttatttttttctttttgtttgctaTATGCCAAGACGAACTTCTAAGCGCAGAAAATGAAAAGGTGAAGGAGCATTTTTCCATCATCCTTAAATGTGTGTATCGTGCAGGACGTCGCGCAAATCACCCAAGTGAATTCACGCCATTTTTCAGCGTCCGTCGCTTTGTCCGGGCGAAGGCccaaactcacacacacacacacccatgcatgcacacacacactcactcacattACATGCTCCCCCATGAGTCctggtccagtcctacaaGTCCTATAACGGGCTACCCCACTTAACCGTCCGGCGACCCGGCGATGCCGCCGATTCTACTcccgctcctgctcctgctcctgctgctgatgctgacACGTTCGCTGTCCGTCGCCGGGCGTTcgaatacaaaataaatatccAATATATGCCCATGTGGGTGTGTATCCTGTTTCTGGCATATATTATAAGTGGAATAGAAAAATAAATGCGCCGAGATAAAAGTTTTTCCCCCTCGGCGCGTCTGCCCGCCAACCCAAAACCCACCCACTCGACCCTCCGTCCGTCCATCCGTCCAtccgtccgtttgtccgtatgtccgtccACCCATGTCCCATTCCGCCCACTCCCAGTCCGCCGTTCAATTCACCgcggcgcagcagcaacatgtcAGCGGCgaacaataacaacaagcTGAAGAACGGAGCGCGACAAAAGGCGAAGGCCCACTTGCAAGTCGCCCCGGCCTTTGCAAAACGGACGCGTCACGAAGCACGTTTGAAATATTGAAGGAAGGACATTTAGGAATAAAATGAAAGGATCGCACCACCCCCACCACTCCGCCCGTCGCGCAAACGTGTATCCTCGCGCACACATGCAGAAAAGTTGGgggatttttaaaaattttaaatcgAAATTAAAGCATAGCTAACAAATAATTTGGAAATTAGTGCTGATAACAAAGGTTGATGGTGTATCACTTGAAAATCTGTAGGCACTGATGCTAGAGAGGAgtttaaaaagtttaaattttttattttaatttttaacagctaagcattatttaaaatgGTAATTGGTATTATGAACAAAATGATTTTTCATAATCACCCCTTAAGATCTTGAGCATTTACAACACACCTTTAATAACTGGAATCGAaaatctattgattttgtaatTTCCAATCCCATGTCTTATTTTTTTCGCGTGGAGGTACACTCACACACGGACAGAGTCGACAACCCGTGTGCAAAACCCTCGCGTTgcccccaccaccaccatcgtCCTCCCATCACATGTCCTGTTTGCTTCGGCAAGAACCCACttacacacacagacacaccgtctaacacacacacgaacacacacgcgcacacgTGCTTGTATGTGTGTACTTCGCGTAAATATTGGGAGTCCTTGACTACGCGATGTGAATGATGCTgataaaatacaaattcttGGGCCGCGGCGTTGGTCGCTAGTGTATTTACACAACTGTACTTATGCCCAGCCGGTCACTGCCCAAGTCCGAGGCAACCACGGATGGGATGCTCACGATGTGAATGCGAGGGGGGTGACAGTGGGGGGGGGTTTCGGCGAAAGGACGAAAAGGAAGTCCCACCACCGCGGGGAACGACAACACGGCCCACGGCCCACGCCTTGGCGCAAAACATTGACTATCCGCTATTACGGGGTCCCGCGACTCGGAAGTCCAAAAAGGACACTGAGCGAAAAGTGGGACACCTTCCTGTAGTCAGTTTAAACAGTGTTCTAAGTCTTATAAGAAAGTCGAGTAGTAATCATACGATTAGGAATAACTGATATATCATTGTTtaatgtttataaaataattataataatataatatcaattattataattattatataatttatgcatatcatatcatattatcatatatattatattatatgtgCAATGCTTCTATTTCCAGAGGCTTTTATATCAGCTTAGGCTACTTCTCCCATTCGAAAGTCAAGCGCATCATAGATTTTCTTGGTCAAGTGCCAACCCGTTTTGCGCAGTGCACGAAATCTTCTTGTCCAGTTAGCGAACAAAAATCTGCGACGAAATTACGCCACATGTGTTCATGCCACGAGCAAATTTTCAGCGAAGCTAACGTACGGTAGGCGGACAAGGGACAGCACTTTCATCTTAGGACGATTCTTTCAAGGGACGAACCCAATTTCGCCGTCCCATCAGGACGAGGGGTGGCGATGGCCGATGGTTTAGCGGGTGGGGGTCACGGACATCATATGAGTtcgttgtgtgtgtgtgctgtgtgtgtgtgtgcgtgggtcGTGAACGATTGTGTGAGCGCTTTTCAGGGGTGTGGGTATCGCGCTAAATGGACAGCCGCCCAGCTCAGAcattcgcacacacacaggcacaagCGAGTGTGTGTTTTCCAGGATATTTCActgtgaatgtgtgtgtgtgtgccttggGCGCGGGTCCGTACacggcagcagcatcagccACTTTGTCCAATTTTCAAACGGTCACTTTTTGAAACGAATTTTCCTCGCCGTCGCCAGCACCGCACCCCCTTCCCAACCAAGTCCAAGTCGCCCGAACAGCACCCAAACCACTCACTCATACCACTCACAGCACTCATACCACCCAACCGCCCTTAGCGACGTTGTTCGCGCGGCGGCAATGATTCTAGGCCATGAAATCGACATTCGCATTTTAGAATCCACTTAACCACCGGCGGATGAGAATCTCAGCAATTCACTATCTGCATCTTAAAGGCCGAcctttgattttgatttaatCTGCAAGTCGCTTGTTCAATTGAATTCCATTTACTTGGCAATCGGTCATTTCAAAGTGGATAATTGCCATCAAGATTCACGAGCAAAGTATTCGttaaatttatgaatattCAATACGATGGCAGCATATCTTGATCACGATGGTATAATGaatgttttctgttttatttacAATCAACTTTATTATTTCGATGTCTCCGAGGCTCTTCCCGCTGCGTCGTCCTTTTTGAAATTGAGCCGTGGATCCTTGAGCAGGGAGTTCTTGACCACTTCGTATTTCTTCTGGGACTCTTCATGAGTCAGGGTCAGACGCTGTTGCACCATTCGCTTATTAAGTTCCAGATCCTTCGATTGTTGCACCAACCTCTTGTAATCGTAGTTATTGAACTGGTTTTCGAATTTGTTGAGGAATCGATTGAGCGACTTCGACTCGGAGGTTaactattatttaaaaatttcaattatgCATACAAgcataaatatgcataaatattgAGACTTACATCTTCATAGTGACGTTGCAAGTTGTTGAGCAGGCTCACAAATCGCGACTTCAGATCGTTTAGACAGGCGTTATAGGCATTTTGAGATTGCTCGGGAGTAAGTTCCTCCTGGTGCTTATAGGGCACCAGATATGGGGCCAAGAAATCGGCGGGCTTGCTGGCTATTTCCTTTTTcagttcctcctcctcctcaaactttataatatacatattaaaaaTCTATTCTTCAAGATTAAGTGCGCCATTTACCTGTCTCATCCTTATGGCTCTGGCTGCTCCATTGCGAAGTGGATCAAATATGCTGAATTTAAGTTTGGGCTCAGCCTTTTCGGACTTACGCAAATCGAATACGTTGTTTATATCCTCGAAGATTTTTTCGAAATTCTTCCTCAAATGGTCCTCATACTGCAGTTGCTCGCACAACAATCGGTAGAGTTCGAGATTAGTGCGCGTTGGATCTAGGGGATTTGCCTGGAGGAGATTTAGGAATACCTGTGTGaagccaaaataataatatttaaattatccaGTCACTTGCCTTGTATATTTTCGTAAGTTTCTCGTCGTATATGAGCTCTTTGCCATAATCCGGTCTTGGTGGCTTTGTAAATTCCACTACTGTAGCGGTGAGTGCCCCAAATGTGTAATGAAATTTCAgaacaattttattttgttgaaagAGAAACGTGCGTGTTGCAATATCATTTGCGCACACATCATTAGCATTGGCTTTGAGAAATTTCTCAGTGACTTTCTGTTGGATTTGGAAGTTGGCCAAATTAATtgtcaaataaaataataaatgtgCACTCACTTTGAGAACGTTTCCAGCTGGAGTGAATTCGAATTCCTTATACCAGCACTTGTCACTGCGATCCTTGTAGTGCAGAACTAGCGAGCCTGGCTCAACCACCATCAGTTCCAAGGAATCGATTCTGGAAGCCGAATAAAAATGCACTTTTCGCTGCTGCGAGGGATCCGAGAAATATTCGATGGCTAAAAAAGTATTCAagattaatatatttatttccgGTTCAATTTATGTTTACCCACACTTCAGACTGTCGTTCCGCCCTTTGTTGAATATCTCCTCAAACTGATCGGTGGCATATGTGTACTTCACATGGCGCATGAGGTCAGATCGATTCTCGTAGTACTCATATCTGACCTTGGGAATGGTGCACTCATCGTTATTGAAAATGGTTAGCTGCATCACCTTGCCATCGCGCTGGGAATAGGGCGAGAATCGCTCGTGGATGGCTCCCCTGTATTGGATCTTCTTCTCGGAGCTGGGGAACCGTTGCTCGAAGTCGGCCAGTCCGATGTGCAGACGCTCCACCCAGGAGCCAATGCAGTCCAGGTGCTTCTCCTCGCTTATGTCGCGCTCCTCATCGGCAACATTCTCATCCGAGGCCATTTTGTAGATGCGCATCTCGGGCGGCTCACCTGGAAGCATGTGCTCCCAGTCCTTGGTATCCCGGAGGTCCCAACGCAGTTCACTCACCCTCTGGTGCTTCTGCTTGCACACATAGTAGTTGTACTCATTCCAGATGCTATCCACGAGAATGTACTGCTTGCAGCCCGTCTCGCAGATGAATCCTGTCGAGGGCTCTATGAAAATGGCCGTGGGTGGAGCCTCCACCACGTCCCCATTGACATCTGTGTAGGTAGTCTTGGGCTTGACACTCCAGGGTGCATTGTTTATGATCACGACCCAGGCATGACTGCGTCGATAATGATACCGATCCACGGCCAGCAGCTCAAGATCCTGTTCGGGATTAGCCAGTACGTTAATCCACGCTACATATGCGCAAGTGCATGTTTATCCTCACCTCCATTTGCTTCCGAATAATTTCGTCCTGAATCCGTTTTTCCTCTGCCTCCTTTTGCCTGTGCACCTCGGCCATATCCTCTTCGAGATGACTCTTCAAATCGGGTAATCCGCGCAGCTTATACTTCT of Drosophila mauritiana strain mau12 chromosome 3R, ASM438214v1, whole genome shotgun sequence contains these proteins:
- the LOC117143717 gene encoding coiled-coil domain-containing protein lobo encodes the protein MPKVLFQKYKKVVSNIDPSRYSAKFKEIDEQRRSQGSESDFPEEMEGEFEAEMEEMGSSEFSLSEGEPSLNIGKIDLSFPETVEEFENSPQCYPPSYYTLSPKERLLLLYAENFRKQLVLSYPKRRAMVLALPNECKVQKFVCTTIRPTAFIYTQLISSVEEIAKFVADFIQYEPLQDPMNLPNRLISPETLLRRRKGNSYEMATLLASMLIGAGHPALVVSGVAREETILNDQLAVSYPYPIVEVEAEEVKPKVEKPGQKYKLRGLPDLKSHLEEDMAEVHRQKEAEEKRIQDEIIRKQMEDLELLAVDRYHYRRSHAWVVIINNAPWSVKPKTTYTDVNGDVVEAPPTAIFIEPSTGFICETGCKQYILVDSIWNEYNYYVCKQKHQRVSELRWDLRDTKDWEHMLPGEPPEMRIYKMASDENVADEERDISEEKHLDCIGSWVERLHIGLADFEQRFPSSEKKIQYRGAIHERFSPYSQRDGKVMQLTIFNNDECTIPKVRYEYYENRSDLMRHVKYTYATDQFEEIFNKGRNDSLKSIEYFSDPSQQRKVHFYSASRIDSLELMVVEPGSLVLHYKDRSDKCWYKEFEFTPAGNVLKKVTEKFLKANANDVCANDIATRTFLFQQNKIVLKFHYTFGALTATVVEFTKPPRPDYGKELIYDEKLTKIYKANPLDPTRTNLELYRLLCEQLQYEDHLRKNFEKIFEDINNVFDLRKSEKAEPKLKFSIFDPLRNGAARAIRMRQFEEEEELKKEIASKPADFLAPYLVPYKHQEELTPEQSQNAYNACLNDLKSRFVSLLNNLQRHYEDLTSESKSLNRFLNKFENQFNNYDYKRLVQQSKDLELNKRMVQQRLTLTHEESQKKYEVVKNSLLKDPRLNFKKDDAAGRASETSK